CGGCCGGTACGTCGCCAATGCCGCGAGCAGCGCAATCGCCGTGGCGCAGACCGTGGCGATGCTGGCGACGATGATCGAATTCAATGCCGCCGTCTGGATCGACGGGTTGGCCAGAATCCGTCCGTACCAGGCGAACGAAAACTCGGTCCACACCGTCGCCGAGCGGTTGGCGTTGAAGCTGTAGGCGATCAGGACGAAGATCGGCACGTACAGATAGGCCAGGATCAGCAGGCTGACTTCGCGGGTCAGTGGCAGTTTTTTCAGGTGCAGGGCGATCATGCGGTGGCTCCCCGACGTAGTGTTTTGGCAGCGCTGCGGCTATAGAGCGCGTAACCCACCAGCGACAGCAGCAGAATCCCCAGCAACAGGAACGACAGCGAACTGCCCAGCGGCCAGTTGCGCGCGGTGCCGAACTGCTGCTGGATCAGGTTGCCGATCATCAGCGTCTTGCCACCGCCGAGAATCGCCGGGGTGATGAAGGCCCCCAGGCTTGGCACAAACACCAGCAGGGCACCGGCAATCACCCCCGGCATCGACAGCGGCAGGATGATCCGCTTCAGCGCATGCCAGCGATTGGCACCGAGGTCGTAGGCGGCTTCCACCAGGCGCCAGTCGAGTTTTTCCAGGGTCGAATAGATCGGCAAAATCATGAACGGCAAGAAGCTGTAGACCAGCCCGACACAGACGGCGAAGTCGTTGTAGAGCAGGGTGATGCCGCCGGCCTGGGGGAACAGCGCGTTGAGGCTTTGCGCGACCCAGCCGTGCTCGCGCAGGATGATCAGCCAGGCGTAGTTGCGGATCAGCAGGTTGGTCCAGAACGGGATGGTAATCAGCAAGACCATGAGGTTGCGCCGACGCGGCGTGAGGCTCGACATCCACAACGCCACCGGAAAGCCGAACAGGAAACACAGCACGGTGGTGCCACCCGCCTGGAACACCGAGCGCAACAACGCCTGGGCGTAGACCCAGTTCAGTTCCAGTTCACCGTCGAATCCTTCCTGGAAAAACAGCTGCACGTAGCTTTGCAATTGCCAGTCGGCCTGCCAGTCGACGCCGCCATACACATTGCGCGGCAACAGGCTGATGTAGCCCATGATCCCCAGCGGAATCGCGATCAGCGCCAGCAAGGTCAGAATTACCGGGCTCAGTAGCAGGGCGCGGTTGAGGGCGGGAGAAGTGCTGCTGACGCTCATCTCAGGCCTCCATCAACAGGCAGGCGTGGGGCGGCAGATTGACCGCCACGCGATCACCGACCACCCGGCCACGGTTCAGGCCTTCGTTGTTTTCGCGCAGCATGACCTTGATGTCGTTGTTCAAGCGGCACTGATAAAGCGTCGCGGTGCCGACATACAACACCGCTTCGATTACGCCGCGCAGGTGATGCGGTTGCGCCGGATCGACCAGTTGCGAACGTTCCGGGCGGAAGGCCAATTGCACCTTGGCGCCGTCGAAGCCTTGAGCCGGGCAAGGAATTTCCACCGGCATGCCGCTCGGCACGAAGAGTTTTTCGTTCTGCTGGCCGCGCTTGAGGTGGCCGGGGAGGAAGTTGATGTCGCCGATGAACTGGGCGACGAATTGATGTTGCGGGCGTTCGTAAATGTCGTTGGGCGTGCCGATCTGCAGGATCTTGCCGGCGGACATCACGGCAATGCGATCAGACAGCGTTAGGGCTTCTTCCTGATCGTGAGTCACGAAAATGAAGGTGATGCCGGCTTCCTTCTGTACGCGCTTGAGTTCGACCTGCATTTCCTTGCGCAGCTTGAGGTCCAGCGCCGACAGCGGCTCATCCAGCAACAGTACTTTGGGTTTCGGCGCCAGGGCCCGGGCCAGGGCTACGCGTTGTTGTTGACCGCCCGACAATTCGGCCGGTTTGCGCTTGGCCAGGTGTTGCATTTGCACCAGCGCCAGCATCTCATCGACACGCTGGGCAATTTGCTTGTGATCAAGACCCTGCATCTCGAGGCCGAAGGCGATATTCTGCGCGACACTCATGTGCGGAAACAGCGCGTAGCTCTGAAAGACGGTGTTGACCCGACGCTTGAACGGCGGCAAATCGTTGACCGGTTCGCCCGCCAGACGGATCTCGCCGTCGCTGACATGTTCGAAGCCAGCGATGGTGCGCAGGAGGGTGGTTTTGCCGCAGCCGGAAGGGCCGAGCAGGGTGAAGAATTCGTTGTCGGCAATGTCGACTGATACGTTGTCGAGGGCTGGAGCCAGTCCCGGATCGTCGGAATACCGTTTAGAGACGTTACGCACTTCGATAGCTATTGGTTGACCCATAATGGTGCAATCCTCTAATTATTGTATGCAATATCTGGATGCAATCTACAAATAACCGGATTAATCTGCCCGTGCAACCCCCTTTTTCAAAGGCTGCTCATCGCCTGGGGCCGGTTGTTTAGCGCTAAAGGAGGGTTGAAATGACCGATAAGAAACTCGAAACCACGGTCGACCGCGTCTACCAAGGGGTTTACGAGGCGATCAGCAAACGTTCGTTGCGCCCCGGCATGAAGCTCGGTGAGGCTTCGCTGGCCGAACTTTTTAATGTCAGCCGCACGTCGGTTCGTGCCGCGCTCAAGCAATTGGAAGCGGATGGGCTGGTCACCACCGAGCCCAATAAGGGGGCATCGGTGTCGTTGCCCAGCGACGAAGAGATCCGTTCGCTGTTCGAAACCCGGCGGTTGATCGAGATCGGCATCGTCAGCGAACTCTGCCGTCGTCGGGACACCGCGGTGACCCAGGACTTGCGCGATCATTTGTTGCTGGAAGATGAAGCGCACCGCAGCGGCGACCACGAACGGCTGATTCATCTGCTCGGCGAGTTCCACATCAAACTCGCGCGAAGCCTGAACAACCCGGTGCTGCTGGACTGGTTCCAGAAGCTGATTTCCCGTGCCTCGCTGTACGCCGCCGCCCTCGATGACGACAGCCACGAGGCGTGCCGCGATGATGAACACCTTCGGCTGATCGAATACATCGAGGCCGGCAATCAAAGCGCGGCCATTGAGCTGACCTGCATGCATTTGAATGGTATCGAGAAGGCGATCCTCGACGTTGCCGCCACACTGAAAACCGGCTACCACCCGCTCAAGCACCTGATTGAGGTCTAGCGTTCGCCACAAGAGCCCGCACGGTTTGAATCGGCTAACCTCATATGAAACCATTGGCGTCGGCGATGCTCGAAACAAACGGGCACGTGCCGTCCTCGCACTGCGATCCCGCATTTCAGTCACTCACAGGGACAAAGAGCCAGTCGATGCAGTTTCTATCTGATAGCCACGGGTGTGCCGGCTGGAACGGTGAAATGGCCGGGCGCATCCGCGCGTTCGACTGGAGCCAGACCGAGCTTGGAAACATCGACACCTGGCCCGCCAGTCTGTGCAGCACGGTGCGGCTGATGCTCGCGTCGCCACTGCCGATGGTGATGCTCTGGGGGCGCGAGGGCTACATGATCTATAACGATGCCTACTCGACGTTTGCCGGTGGCCGCCATCCGTATCTGCTGGGCTCGCCGGTCGAGTTGGGTTGGCCGGAAGTGGCCGAGTTCAATCGACATGTGGTGGATACCTGCCTGGCCGGCGGCACCTTGTCCTATCGTAATAAACTGCTGGAATTGCTACGCGACGGGGTCCCCGAAGACGTCTGGCTGGACCTCTATTACAGCCCTGTCGCCGATGATGAAGGGCGCCCCGCCGGGGTCATGGCGATGGTCGTTGAAACCACTGAATATGTGATCTCCGAACGCCGGCGCCAGGAAGCCGAAGACGCCTATCGCGCCGACAACGAACGGGTGCGCCTGGCGCTCAATGCCGGGGCATTGCTCGGCTCGTTCGTCTGGGACATCAAGGGCAACGTGCTGTCCGGTGACGAGCGCTTCGCCCGGACGTTCTCCTACCCGACCGAGCAGAACCTGGCCGACCTGCCCGCCGACATTGCTGAAGCCAAGATTCATCCCGACGACCGCAGCTGGGTCCAGGAACGGGTCAGTCAGTCAGTGGCGACCGGCGAGCCCTTCAACGCCGAGTACCGGGTCTTGCGCCCCGACGGCAGTTATTTGTGGGTGCAGGCGAGCGGCTGCTGCGAGTTCAACGAACAGGGCGAGCCGTTCCGTTTCCCCGGCGTGTTGATTGACATTCATGAACGCAAGATTGCTGAAGAATCTCTGCTCAAATTCACCCGCAACCTGGAGCAGCGCGTGGCCGACGAAGTCGATGCGCGGCTGGCGGCTGAAGAGCAACTGCGCCAGTCGCAGAAGCTCGAAGCCATCGGCGGCCTCACCGGCGGCGTGGCCCACGACTTCAATAACCTGTTGCAGGTGATCGCCGGCAACCTGCACCTGCTGGCGCGGCATGAGCCGGACAACGCCAACGTGCAGCGCCGGGTCAGTGCGTCGATTGCGGCCGTCGAGCGCGGCGCCAAACTGTCTTCGCAATTGCTCGCGTTTGCCCGTCGGCAACCTTTGTCGCCGGCGGTGTGCGACCCACAACTGATATTCGAAGGGCTGGGTGAGCTGTTGCAACGAGCGCTGGGGGAAACCATCCAGATTGATGTGCAGGTGCCGCAAGAACCTTGGTACATCAACGTCGATCGCAACCAGTTGGAAAATGCCATTCTCAACCTGGCGATCAATGCCCGTGACGCCATGCAGGGCGAAGGGACCATTGAGCTGAGCGCCGGGAATGTGGCGCTCGATCGTAAATTCTGTGCCGGTAAGGGCATCGCGGCGGGCGATTATGTGCGTGTCGCGGTGGCCGACAGCGGCGCCGGTATGTCTCCCGAAGTGCTCGGGCAGGCGTTCGAGCCGTTTTTCACCACCAAGGCCGACGGTCAGGGCACGGGGTTGGGACTGAGCATGGTGTTCGGTTTCGTCAAACAGAGCGGCGGGCACATCGAGATCTCCAGCATCGTCGGGCAGGGCACTCGGGTGCAGCTTTACTTCCCGCGCAGCTTGCGTGCGTTGCCCAGTGAAACAACATTACGTAATTCACCCCGGCAGGGCGGGCACGAAACCATCCTGGTGGTGGAGGACAACGAAGCGGTGCGCAGCTCGGCGGTGGAATTGCTGAGCGAAGAGGGCTATCAGGTCCTCACCGCGGCCAACGGCGACCAGGCGATGCAGATGTTGCTGGAGGGCGTGCGGGTGAATCTGATTTTCACCGATGTTGTCATGCCCGGCCTGATCAAAAGCTCGGACCTGGCAGCCTGGGCCAAGGTGCAGAATCCCCCGGTGGCGGTGCTGTTTACCTCCGGCCACACCCGGGACATCATCTCGCGCAATCACCAGCTCAGCCCGGATACCCATCTGCTGAGCAAACCTTATGGGCCCGAAGCCCTGACACACATGATCCACACCGTCCTCAGTGGCTGACCACGCACACAATATGGGTGGTTGAATGATCGTTCCCTCGCTCTGCGCGGGAATGATCAGGTGGGAGCACGCTCGCTCCCTAGGATTTTGTGTTTTTTCTGCTATCCAATAAGGGCTCACGATGACTTCAACGCGTACCTCCAATCCTCCTTCCGGCATGGTCAGGGTACGCGGTGCCCGGGAACACAACCTCAAGAACATTGACGTCGACATTCCACGGGATGCCCTGGTGGTGTTCACCGGCGTCTCGGGGTCGGGCAAGTCGTCGCTGGCGTTTTCCACGCTGTACGCTGAAGCGCAGCGCCGCTATTTCGAATCCGTGGCGCCCTACGCGCGGCGGCTGATCGATCAGGTCGGTGTGCCGGACGTGGATTCCATCGAAGGCCTGCCCCCGGCCGTGGCCCTGCAACAGCAGCGCGGCACGCCGAGTACGCGGTCTTCGGTGGGCAGCGTGACGACGCTGTCGAGCCTGATCCGCATGCTGTACTCCCGGGCCGGGAGTTATCCGCCGGGGCAGCCGATGCTGTATGCCGAGGACTTCTCGCCCAACACGCCTCAAGGCGCCTGCGCCGAATGTCATGGCCTGGGCCGGGTGTATGAAGTCACCGAAGCCTTGATGGTCCCGGACCCGAGCCTGACCATCCGCCAACGGGCGGTGGCGTCCTGGCCCACGGCGTGGCAAGGGCAGAACCTGCGCGACATCCTGGTGACGATGGGCTACGACGTCGACAAACCCTGGCGCGATCTGCCGAAAAAGCAGCGTGACTGGATCCTCTTCACCGAGGAAACACCGACTGTTCCGGTGTATGCCGGGCTCACCCCGGAAGAAACCAAAGTGGCGCTCAAACGCAAAATGGAGCCCAGCTACCAGGGCACCTTCACCGGCGCCCGACGCTACATCCTGCACACGTTCAGCCACTCGCAAAGTGCGTTGATGAAGAAGCGCGTCGCGCAATTCATGCTCGGCAGTCCTTGCCCGTTGTGCGACGGTAAACGGCTCAAGCGCGAGGCGTTGTCGGTGACCTTTGCCGGCTATGACATCGGCGAGCTGTCGCAGATGCCGTTGCTGCAAGTGGCCGAGGTGCTGAAACCGGTGGCGGCCCACAGCTACCTTGAACAGGCCGATGAGGCGGGCGAGGTGTTGACTCACCGTCAGACCCGCGAGGCCCGTGAACAGCGCGTGGCCCACGGCGCCAGCGGCCATGCCAACGCGCCGGATGTGCGGCATACGCCTAACTTGTCGGTGGAGAAACGCCTGGCCGCGCAACGCATCGCCCAGGATTTACTGGAACGGGTCAGCACGTTGACCGATCTGGGTCTTGGTTATCTGGCGCTGGAGCGCAGCACGCCGACACTGTCGTCCGGCGAGTTGCAACGGCTGCGCCTGGCCACGCAATTGGGTTCGCAGTTGTTCGGCGTGATCTACGTGCTGGATGAACCGTCGGCCGGTCTGCATCCGGCCGATGGGGAAGCGCTGTTCGAAGCGCTGCAACGCTTGAAGGCGGCTGGCAATACGTTGTTTGTGGTTGAACACGACCTGGAAACCATGCGCCGTGCGGACTGGCTGATCGATGTCGGCCCGGCGGCGGGTGAGCATGGCGGTCGGATCCTCTACAGCGGACCGCCACAGGGGCTGACCGAAATCAAAGATTCCCAGACCCGCGCCTACTTGTTCGCCGAGCAAGTCACCGAAGCCAGAACCAGCCGCAAGCCGACCGATTGGCTGCGCCTGGAAGGCATCACGCGCAATAACCTGAACGACCTCGGCGTCGAGTTTCCCTTGGGGTGTTTTACCTCGGTGACCGGCGTTTCCGGTTCCGGCAAATCGAGCCTGGTCAGTCAGGCCTTGCTCGAGTTGGTGGGTGCGCATCTGGGGCGCGCGACCAGCGCCAGCGAACCTGAAGAGTTGAGCCTTGAGGACGATGCGCCACAAATCAGCGGCGGTCAGGTCACGGCGGGGCTGGAATCGATCAAGCGCCTGGTGCAGGTCGATCAGAAACCCATCGGCCGCACGCCGCGCTCGAACCTGGCGACCTACACCGGGCTGTTCGACAACGTGCGCAAACTGTACGCCGCCACCCCCCAGGCGCAGGCCGAGGGCTACGACGCCGGGCAGTTCTCGTTCAACGTCGCCAAAGGCCGTTGCCCGACGTGCGAAGGCGAGGGGTTTGTCAGCGTTGAGTTGCTGTTCATGCCCAGCGTCTATGCACCGTGTCCGACGTGCCATGGCGCTCGCTACAACCCCGAGACGCTCGCGATCGTCTGGCAAGGTCTGAACATTGCTCAGGTCTTGCAATTGACCGTGGACGAAGCGGTCGAGGTGTTCGCCGAGCAACCGGGCATTCGCCGTTCGCTGGAAGTGCTACGCGACATCGGCCTGGGCTATCTGCGCCTCGGCCAGCCAGCCACGGAACTCTCGGGTGGCGAAGCCCAGCGCATCAAACTGGCCACCGAGCTGCAACGCAACCAGCGCGGGGCGACGTTGTATGTGCTCGACGAGCCCACCACCGGCTTGCATCCAAGGGACGTTGACCGGCTGCTCGAACAGTTGAATACGCTGGTCGCGGCGGGGCACACGGTGATTGTGGTGGAGCATGAAATGCGCGTGGTGGCGCAGAGTGACTGGGTGATTGATATCGGGCCGGGGGCGGGGGATCAGGGCGGCAAGATTGTCGTTGCCGGCACGCCGCAGAAAGTCGCCAAGAGCAAGAAGAGCAGGACTGCGCCGTTCCTGGCCCGGGTCCTATGATCGTTCCCACGCGTGGGAACGATCAAAATACGGTTATCGTTCTTCGCGGGTAAGCCTCGCTCCTACAGGATCGATGTCAGGCGCAGTCGAGCGAGCGTCGGACTTTGTCCAACAGCTCATTGATCTGAAACGGCTTGATCAGCATCTCCATGCCATCGCCGAGGAATACCTGGCGATTGATCGCGTTCTCCGCGTAGCCGGTCATGAACAGGATCGGCAAGCCTTCACGCCATCCTCGGGCGACATCGGCCAGTTCCCGGCCGTTCATGCGCGGCAGTCCCACATCCGTCAGCATCAGATCAATCGAGGGGTCGTTCTGCAGGCGCTCAAGGGCGCCTTCGATATCGCCCACCTGCGTGCAGCGATACCCGGCATCCACTAACACTTCGGCAACGAACATGCGCACCGACGGCATGTCTTCGACAATCAGTACATGCTCGCCCGCGCCCTGTTGATCGACGGTCGCCGGTTCCGCTTCCGTGGTGGTCGGGTCGGCGCTGGCGGGCAACATGATCGTGACTTCGGTGCCGCGACGGGCCACGCTGCGGATGTGCGCATCGCCCCCCGATTGCCGGGCGAACCCGTAAATGCTCGACAACCCCAACCCGGTGCCCTGGCCCAGTGGCTTGGTGGTAAAAAACGGGTCGAACACCTTGTCGATCACACTGTGTTCGATGCCCGTCCCGTCATCGCGCACTGAAAGCGCGACATACGCTCCGTCCGCCAGTTTCAGGTCGCCGTGGGAATACGCCGCATAGGTGCTGACCCAGATATTTCCGCCTTGGGGAAGGGCGTCGCGGGCGTTGATCACCAGGTTGAGCACGGCGCTTTCCAGCTGGATCGGGTCGACCAGGGCAATCGCGGCCTTGGAGGTCAATTCGAGTTTCAGCGCAATGTGTTCGCCGATGGTGCGCACCAGCAATTCTTCGAGGGAACGGATGTGTTCGTTGATGTCCACCGGACGCGTATTGAGCGGTTGCTGGCGCGCGAACGCCAACAAGCGATGGGTCAGCGAGGCGGCGCTCATGGCCGAGTTCAGCGCCGCTTCGGCATAGAACTGGACCTTGTCGGTACGCGAATCGGCCACCCGTTTCTGGATCAGTTCCAGGCTGGTGATGATGCCGGTCAGCAGGTTGTTGAAGTCATGGGCGATGCCGCCCGTCAGCTTGCCCAGCGCGTCCATTTTCTGCACTTGCAGCAACTGGCTCTCGGTGCGCACGCGTGCGGCGATCTCGTGTTCCAGTTGCGAGGTGGCATCGTCGAGACGGGCCAGGTGCGAGCGCTCGCGATGGCGATGCTCGGTGACATCTTCGACGAATACCAGGCTCAGTTCAGGGGTGCGATACGGCGAAATCTGCCACTCGGTTTCCCGCAGCTCCCCGTCGATGCGCATATTCAGCGTGCCTTTCCAGCGTTCACCCGCCGTCAGGCGCACCCGCAATTCATCGAGGATCGACTCCTGTTGCTCGGCGAAGCATTCACGCAAGCTCTGTGGATCGCGATTGTCCTGAATCAGTCGGGCGAAGGCGTGATTGCATTCGTGGACTTTGAATTGCGCGTCGAGCACCGCGATGGGGGCCGAGACGTTGACGAAAATCTCCCGAAAACGCGCCTCGCTTTCTCGCAGGGCGTTTTCCGTTTCACGCACCCGCAGCAGGGTGCGCAGGGTGGCCAGCAATACGTCCGGGTCCACGGGGTGGATCAGGTAGGCATCGGCCCCGGCGTCCAGGCCAGTGATGATGTCGCCGGTCTGGATCGACGCCGCCGACACGTGAATCACCGGCAACAGCGCCGTGGCCGGCTCCGAACGCAGCTTGCGCACGATATCGAAGCCACTCATGTCCGGCAGGTTGACATCCAGGATCAGCGCGTCGATCAATTCGCTGTCGATCAGCGCCAGGCCGTCGCCGCCGGTCCCGGCTTCGAGC
This region of Pseudomonas mandelii genomic DNA includes:
- a CDS encoding ABC transporter permease — its product is MSVSSTSPALNRALLLSPVILTLLALIAIPLGIMGYISLLPRNVYGGVDWQADWQLQSYVQLFFQEGFDGELELNWVYAQALLRSVFQAGGTTVLCFLFGFPVALWMSSLTPRRRNLMVLLITIPFWTNLLIRNYAWLIILREHGWVAQSLNALFPQAGGITLLYNDFAVCVGLVYSFLPFMILPIYSTLEKLDWRLVEAAYDLGANRWHALKRIILPLSMPGVIAGALLVFVPSLGAFITPAILGGGKTLMIGNLIQQQFGTARNWPLGSSLSFLLLGILLLSLVGYALYSRSAAKTLRRGATA
- a CDS encoding GntR family transcriptional regulator, which gives rise to MTDKKLETTVDRVYQGVYEAISKRSLRPGMKLGEASLAELFNVSRTSVRAALKQLEADGLVTTEPNKGASVSLPSDEEIRSLFETRRLIEIGIVSELCRRRDTAVTQDLRDHLLLEDEAHRSGDHERLIHLLGEFHIKLARSLNNPVLLDWFQKLISRASLYAAALDDDSHEACRDDEHLRLIEYIEAGNQSAAIELTCMHLNGIEKAILDVAATLKTGYHPLKHLIEV
- a CDS encoding ABC transporter ATP-binding protein produces the protein MGQPIAIEVRNVSKRYSDDPGLAPALDNVSVDIADNEFFTLLGPSGCGKTTLLRTIAGFEHVSDGEIRLAGEPVNDLPPFKRRVNTVFQSYALFPHMSVAQNIAFGLEMQGLDHKQIAQRVDEMLALVQMQHLAKRKPAELSGGQQQRVALARALAPKPKVLLLDEPLSALDLKLRKEMQVELKRVQKEAGITFIFVTHDQEEALTLSDRIAVMSAGKILQIGTPNDIYERPQHQFVAQFIGDINFLPGHLKRGQQNEKLFVPSGMPVEIPCPAQGFDGAKVQLAFRPERSQLVDPAQPHHLRGVIEAVLYVGTATLYQCRLNNDIKVMLRENNEGLNRGRVVGDRVAVNLPPHACLLMEA
- the uvrA gene encoding excinuclease ABC subunit UvrA translates to MTSTRTSNPPSGMVRVRGAREHNLKNIDVDIPRDALVVFTGVSGSGKSSLAFSTLYAEAQRRYFESVAPYARRLIDQVGVPDVDSIEGLPPAVALQQQRGTPSTRSSVGSVTTLSSLIRMLYSRAGSYPPGQPMLYAEDFSPNTPQGACAECHGLGRVYEVTEALMVPDPSLTIRQRAVASWPTAWQGQNLRDILVTMGYDVDKPWRDLPKKQRDWILFTEETPTVPVYAGLTPEETKVALKRKMEPSYQGTFTGARRYILHTFSHSQSALMKKRVAQFMLGSPCPLCDGKRLKREALSVTFAGYDIGELSQMPLLQVAEVLKPVAAHSYLEQADEAGEVLTHRQTREAREQRVAHGASGHANAPDVRHTPNLSVEKRLAAQRIAQDLLERVSTLTDLGLGYLALERSTPTLSSGELQRLRLATQLGSQLFGVIYVLDEPSAGLHPADGEALFEALQRLKAAGNTLFVVEHDLETMRRADWLIDVGPAAGEHGGRILYSGPPQGLTEIKDSQTRAYLFAEQVTEARTSRKPTDWLRLEGITRNNLNDLGVEFPLGCFTSVTGVSGSGKSSLVSQALLELVGAHLGRATSASEPEELSLEDDAPQISGGQVTAGLESIKRLVQVDQKPIGRTPRSNLATYTGLFDNVRKLYAATPQAQAEGYDAGQFSFNVAKGRCPTCEGEGFVSVELLFMPSVYAPCPTCHGARYNPETLAIVWQGLNIAQVLQLTVDEAVEVFAEQPGIRRSLEVLRDIGLGYLRLGQPATELSGGEAQRIKLATELQRNQRGATLYVLDEPTTGLHPRDVDRLLEQLNTLVAAGHTVIVVEHEMRVVAQSDWVIDIGPGAGDQGGKIVVAGTPQKVAKSKKSRTAPFLARVL
- a CDS encoding response regulator is translated as MKRDIRLLIVDDNVATRYALRRRLERHGYLVLEAGTGGDGLALIDSELIDALILDVNLPDMSGFDIVRKLRSEPATALLPVIHVSAASIQTGDIITGLDAGADAYLIHPVDPDVLLATLRTLLRVRETENALRESEARFREIFVNVSAPIAVLDAQFKVHECNHAFARLIQDNRDPQSLRECFAEQQESILDELRVRLTAGERWKGTLNMRIDGELRETEWQISPYRTPELSLVFVEDVTEHRHRERSHLARLDDATSQLEHEIAARVRTESQLLQVQKMDALGKLTGGIAHDFNNLLTGIITSLELIQKRVADSRTDKVQFYAEAALNSAMSAASLTHRLLAFARQQPLNTRPVDINEHIRSLEELLVRTIGEHIALKLELTSKAAIALVDPIQLESAVLNLVINARDALPQGGNIWVSTYAAYSHGDLKLADGAYVALSVRDDGTGIEHSVIDKVFDPFFTTKPLGQGTGLGLSSIYGFARQSGGDAHIRSVARRGTEVTIMLPASADPTTTEAEPATVDQQGAGEHVLIVEDMPSVRMFVAEVLVDAGYRCTQVGDIEGALERLQNDPSIDLMLTDVGLPRMNGRELADVARGWREGLPILFMTGYAENAINRQVFLGDGMEMLIKPFQINELLDKVRRSLDCA
- a CDS encoding hybrid sensor histidine kinase/response regulator, giving the protein MQFLSDSHGCAGWNGEMAGRIRAFDWSQTELGNIDTWPASLCSTVRLMLASPLPMVMLWGREGYMIYNDAYSTFAGGRHPYLLGSPVELGWPEVAEFNRHVVDTCLAGGTLSYRNKLLELLRDGVPEDVWLDLYYSPVADDEGRPAGVMAMVVETTEYVISERRRQEAEDAYRADNERVRLALNAGALLGSFVWDIKGNVLSGDERFARTFSYPTEQNLADLPADIAEAKIHPDDRSWVQERVSQSVATGEPFNAEYRVLRPDGSYLWVQASGCCEFNEQGEPFRFPGVLIDIHERKIAEESLLKFTRNLEQRVADEVDARLAAEEQLRQSQKLEAIGGLTGGVAHDFNNLLQVIAGNLHLLARHEPDNANVQRRVSASIAAVERGAKLSSQLLAFARRQPLSPAVCDPQLIFEGLGELLQRALGETIQIDVQVPQEPWYINVDRNQLENAILNLAINARDAMQGEGTIELSAGNVALDRKFCAGKGIAAGDYVRVAVADSGAGMSPEVLGQAFEPFFTTKADGQGTGLGLSMVFGFVKQSGGHIEISSIVGQGTRVQLYFPRSLRALPSETTLRNSPRQGGHETILVVEDNEAVRSSAVELLSEEGYQVLTAANGDQAMQMLLEGVRVNLIFTDVVMPGLIKSSDLAAWAKVQNPPVAVLFTSGHTRDIISRNHQLSPDTHLLSKPYGPEALTHMIHTVLSG